In Mesotoga sp. Brook.08.105.5.1, a genomic segment contains:
- the infC gene encoding translation initiation factor IF-3: MVRGDSTPKNNEIMTKTVRLVDIDGEQLGVVQTTEALRIAREKGLDLVLVAPSANPPVARIMDYGKYKYEKDKRKKEAKKKTKQSQLKEMKFRIRIDEHDFQTKTNRIKEFLEKGSKVRVVIMFRGREIVFSDKGREILERVADQLQLISDIDRPPKLEGRDMWMILKPKAAPQGGKDNGQQSKDEDS, from the coding sequence ATCGTAAGAGGTGATTCAACACCGAAAAACAACGAAATAATGACGAAGACTGTTAGACTCGTTGACATTGACGGAGAACAGCTTGGAGTAGTACAGACAACGGAGGCATTGAGAATCGCAAGAGAAAAAGGACTCGATCTGGTTCTTGTTGCTCCATCAGCAAATCCTCCTGTAGCAAGAATTATGGACTACGGTAAGTATAAATACGAAAAGGACAAGCGCAAGAAGGAAGCAAAGAAGAAGACGAAACAGTCTCAACTCAAAGAAATGAAATTCAGGATCAGGATCGATGAGCACGATTTCCAGACGAAGACGAACAGGATCAAAGAGTTTCTTGAAAAGGGAAGCAAAGTTAGGGTGGTCATAATGTTCAGAGGAAGGGAGATCGTCTTTTCAGATAAAGGGAGAGAGATTCTCGAAAGAGTTGCAGACCAGCTTCAACTAATTTCCGATATCGACCGTCCTCCAAAGTTGGAGGGAAGAGATATGTGGATGATTCTTAAGCCAAAGGCAGCTCCTCAAGGAGGTAAAGATAATGGGCAACAAAGTAAAGATGAAGACTCATAA
- a CDS encoding polyprenyl synthetase family protein gives MRLAEFIPFFNRRLEQFLDGLPVAGPLKEVVSYTPLSGGKRLRAYLIWELSKVTAFGDENSMTVGMAVELFHSGSLIHDDLPEIDNDSIRRGQPSSHVKFGECKAILAGDYLMLLPQRLLSSLNLDCDFKQTLIKLWHETSLKVVEGEFEDVFPQERSREHMERIHAAKTGALFGFCFAAPFVVESEQRLNEMHRLGLKFGKLFQFLDDIKDVTSTERELGKTPGKDGIQDKLTILSFESIESAQSRVEGMFHKLLEEISVFTDLKSEMVEIYDLITRK, from the coding sequence ATGAGACTAGCTGAGTTCATACCATTCTTCAATCGAAGACTCGAACAGTTTCTAGATGGGTTGCCGGTCGCCGGACCCTTGAAAGAGGTCGTTTCTTACACTCCTCTATCAGGGGGAAAGAGACTTAGAGCATATCTTATCTGGGAGCTCTCAAAGGTTACGGCTTTTGGAGATGAAAACTCCATGACAGTCGGCATGGCTGTCGAACTCTTCCACAGCGGAAGCCTCATCCACGACGACTTACCTGAAATAGACAACGACAGTATTAGGCGTGGTCAGCCTTCTAGTCATGTGAAGTTCGGCGAGTGCAAAGCCATACTTGCCGGGGACTATCTTATGTTGTTACCTCAAAGACTCCTCTCTTCTCTGAACCTCGACTGTGATTTCAAACAGACTTTGATCAAACTATGGCATGAGACTTCGCTGAAAGTTGTTGAAGGCGAATTTGAAGATGTGTTTCCCCAAGAAAGATCCAGAGAACATATGGAGAGAATTCATGCCGCAAAGACCGGCGCCCTTTTCGGCTTCTGCTTCGCGGCTCCATTTGTGGTAGAGAGCGAACAGAGGCTCAATGAGATGCATCGATTAGGCTTAAAATTCGGTAAGCTATTTCAGTTTTTGGACGACATAAAAGACGTAACCTCCACAGAGCGAGAACTCGGAAAGACTCCGGGAAAAGACGGAATCCAAGACAAACTGACCATTCTTTCATTTGAATCGATTGAAAGTGCTCAGTCAAGAGTTGAAGGGATGTTTCATAAGCTTCTAGAAGAAATATCCGTCTTCACAGATCTAAAGAGCGAGATGGTGGAAATCTACGACCTCATCACGAGAAAATAA
- the rpmI gene encoding 50S ribosomal protein L35, with protein sequence MGNKVKMKTHKASAKRYKVTGSGKIMRNQSGTGHNTGKKSESSRREARKWKLVEGGYEKKVKKSLGI encoded by the coding sequence ATGGGCAACAAAGTAAAGATGAAGACTCATAAGGCAAGTGCGAAAAGATATAAGGTAACCGGTAGTGGAAAGATAATGAGAAACCAGTCTGGAACTGGTCATAATACCGGTAAGAAGAGCGAAAGCAGCCGCCGAGAGGCCCGAAAATGGAAATTGGTCGAAGGCGGATACGAGAAGAAAGTAAAGAAAAGCCTGGGCATTTGA
- a CDS encoding carbon-nitrogen hydrolase family protein produces MSSAGKVRIGIVQFRAYNDEPGENLERATNYIENLVEEEVDLVLLPEMFNSGYGTDETTVNNAIEMQEETVEVLSALADYNDIAIVGGMVNRKDGVVFNSTVIMFPYLEPIYYNKTHLFRDEKKVFTPGSEFRSFEYSGVSFGVLMCYEVGFPEISRKLCLNGAEILLIPFAFGRERRTIFDVATRARAIENACFVVAASQCGVGRSINFVGESRIVSPSGEILVDCGGAEGFASTDIDTKLVKKYRYSETRDSHGYFSNFRNDLYR; encoded by the coding sequence ATGAGTAGTGCAGGTAAAGTAAGAATCGGAATCGTGCAGTTTAGAGCGTATAACGATGAACCTGGAGAAAACCTTGAGAGAGCGACTAACTACATAGAGAATCTAGTAGAAGAAGAAGTGGATCTAGTGCTCCTTCCCGAGATGTTCAATAGTGGATACGGAACGGACGAGACCACAGTGAACAACGCGATTGAGATGCAAGAAGAAACCGTGGAAGTTCTGTCTGCACTTGCGGATTATAACGATATCGCCATAGTAGGTGGGATGGTCAACAGAAAGGATGGGGTCGTTTTCAATTCCACTGTGATAATGTTTCCGTACCTCGAACCAATCTACTACAACAAGACTCATCTCTTTCGAGACGAGAAAAAGGTCTTCACTCCTGGAAGCGAATTCAGGTCATTCGAGTATTCTGGAGTCAGTTTCGGAGTGCTGATGTGCTACGAAGTAGGATTCCCCGAAATCTCAAGAAAACTCTGTTTGAATGGAGCAGAGATTCTATTGATTCCCTTCGCTTTTGGGAGAGAGAGAAGAACGATTTTCGATGTTGCAACGAGAGCTCGTGCGATAGAAAACGCATGTTTTGTCGTTGCTGCAAGCCAATGTGGAGTCGGTAGATCGATTAACTTCGTCGGAGAGAGCAGAATTGTGTCTCCCTCAGGCGAAATTCTTGTAGATTGCGGTGGTGCAGAAGGCTTCGCTTCTACCGATATTGATACCAAGCTTGTGAAGAAGTACCGGTACAGTGAAACCCGCGATTCACACGGGTATTTTTCTAACTTCAGGAATGACCTTTATCGTTGA
- the rplT gene encoding 50S ribosomal protein L20 yields MRVKGGVNSKKKKLKYLKAAKGYRGALSRRYRLAKQYYIRSGVYAYAGRKIRKRDFRKLWITRINAGARIAGTKYNDLIHGLKLAGVNINRKMLADLAVNDFNTFREYCEIAKSALNGN; encoded by the coding sequence ATGCGAGTAAAAGGTGGAGTGAACTCCAAAAAGAAAAAGCTGAAATACTTGAAGGCCGCGAAAGGCTATAGAGGTGCGTTGAGCAGAAGATACAGACTTGCAAAGCAGTATTACATAAGATCTGGAGTCTACGCATATGCTGGAAGGAAGATCAGAAAGAGAGATTTCCGAAAGCTATGGATAACCAGGATAAATGCTGGTGCTAGAATTGCCGGTACGAAGTACAACGATCTCATTCACGGTTTGAAATTGGCCGGTGTGAACATCAACAGAAAGATGCTTGCTGACCTTGCAGTTAATGACTTCAATACGTTTAGGGAGTATTGCGAGATTGCCAAATCGGCACTGAACGGAAATTAA
- a CDS encoding OsmC family protein, with protein sequence MEYSAKRIGKMAFYAKTPSGHDIHMDAKESSGGDGSAPTPMETVIAALMGCTSMDVVSILSKMKVTDYEYWISANYEYAKEHPKVFTSIELVYHFSGKDLPKDKIEKAVVLSQERYCSVSAMLNKTAKMSMKIDYEGEEK encoded by the coding sequence ATGGAATACTCTGCTAAGAGAATAGGGAAGATGGCCTTCTACGCGAAGACTCCTTCTGGCCATGACATACATATGGATGCAAAGGAAAGTTCTGGAGGCGATGGATCGGCACCGACTCCAATGGAGACGGTAATAGCTGCCTTGATGGGTTGCACTTCAATGGATGTTGTTTCGATTCTTTCCAAGATGAAGGTTACAGATTACGAGTACTGGATTTCTGCAAACTATGAGTATGCGAAGGAACATCCGAAGGTTTTCACGAGTATCGAACTCGTGTATCACTTTTCGGGCAAAGATCTGCCGAAGGATAAGATTGAAAAGGCAGTTGTCCTTTCTCAGGAAAGATATTGCTCCGTCTCGGCAATGCTAAATAAGACAGCGAAAATGTCAATGAAGATTGACTATGAAGGTGAAGAGAAGTGA
- a CDS encoding bifunctional enoyl-CoA hydratase/phosphate acetyltransferase, with protein sequence MRDFSEMISLAKARGPRKVVLVGSDDREAIRALKLASDEGIAKPFLVGEKEKTRAILSEEGLYGEVINASTPEEACEKGIRLVRSGDADIVMKGLVKTSTLLKAVLNKDWGLRSGKVLSHVAALDVPVLDRVVFVTDGGMVIRPDLPTKVSIIENAVAFLKSIGYERPRVALVAAVEVVNEDMPETLDAAVISKMSQRGQLTGCDVDGPLGMDNALSIIAAEIKRISGPVAGKADLLVVPDIVSGNILGKSAVYLAGGTIAGLILGAAAPIVIVSRADSAPSKLASIALASYSILSSNKDD encoded by the coding sequence TTGAGAGATTTTTCTGAGATGATTTCTTTGGCTAAAGCAAGGGGGCCACGAAAGGTAGTTCTTGTTGGTTCTGACGACCGCGAGGCCATCAGGGCTCTTAAACTTGCATCCGATGAAGGAATAGCGAAGCCTTTTCTGGTTGGAGAAAAAGAAAAGACTAGAGCTATTCTCAGTGAAGAGGGACTCTATGGTGAAGTAATCAATGCGTCAACTCCCGAAGAAGCCTGCGAGAAGGGTATTAGACTTGTGAGGTCAGGAGACGCCGACATTGTTATGAAAGGCCTTGTCAAGACATCGACACTGCTCAAGGCTGTTCTTAACAAGGATTGGGGTCTGAGATCGGGGAAAGTTCTGAGCCATGTTGCGGCTCTAGATGTTCCGGTACTTGATAGGGTGGTTTTTGTTACTGATGGCGGTATGGTGATCCGACCAGATTTGCCGACAAAAGTATCGATAATTGAGAACGCGGTCGCCTTTCTGAAGTCCATCGGGTACGAAAGACCAAGAGTGGCATTGGTTGCTGCTGTAGAAGTTGTAAATGAAGATATGCCGGAAACGCTTGATGCTGCGGTTATCTCGAAGATGTCTCAAAGAGGACAGCTCACCGGGTGCGATGTGGATGGACCTCTAGGAATGGATAACGCACTATCGATTATAGCAGCAGAGATTAAGAGGATATCTGGTCCAGTTGCAGGAAAGGCAGATCTGCTTGTTGTTCCGGATATCGTAAGCGGAAACATCTTGGGAAAATCGGCAGTATACCTTGCAGGCGGAACAATTGCGGGGCTGATTCTCGGAGCTGCGGCGCCCATCGTCATTGTTTCCAGAGCCGACTCCGCTCCTTCAAAACTTGCTTCGATAGCTTTGGCCAGTTATTCCATACTTTCTAGTAACAAAGATGACTGA
- the rlmD gene encoding 23S rRNA (uracil(1939)-C(5))-methyltransferase RlmD encodes MEELRIEKLIAGGFSLARTKDGKVALLDAGYPGEAVLASRKKGKSDFRLMKVEKIITPSNSRRERLCRSFPTCGGCDWQTLEYPEQLLWKKKVIAEQFGRVGKIDLDEFDIVASPKEINYRLKMEYVCFQGKNGLSLGLYRRKSKSPVSCQGCVLGLEGFEKVRAFMEGILRRSSVRPYNQANGKGELKHLILRGNGSGIMAILVTKGEHLPDESRLVHEVKNRLGEVTTLVHLMNANDRVVMRGVSRTLFGEGLLEQELFGKRFEVPPAAFFQNNLQITESIIRHISCELGSSQGDSLLDLYSGIGTFSITIGSQMKNVTSVESNPISVKALKANSNINGMFGADLIMSDTIEYLKSTETHFSTIILDPPRSGVGDDIVLLQKVNPSMIFYVSCDPATLARDVSRLVKAGFKISSIKAFDMFPQTWHVETVVRLEKG; translated from the coding sequence ATGGAAGAACTGAGGATCGAAAAGCTTATCGCAGGTGGGTTCTCACTTGCCAGGACAAAAGACGGGAAGGTTGCCCTGCTTGATGCCGGTTATCCCGGAGAAGCTGTGCTTGCTAGCAGAAAGAAGGGGAAGAGCGATTTTCGCCTGATGAAAGTTGAGAAGATCATAACACCTTCAAATTCAAGAAGAGAGAGACTCTGTAGAAGCTTTCCGACATGTGGGGGTTGTGATTGGCAGACTCTGGAATACCCGGAGCAGCTCTTATGGAAGAAGAAGGTCATTGCGGAGCAGTTCGGCAGAGTTGGCAAGATCGATCTAGACGAGTTCGATATAGTCGCTTCACCGAAGGAGATCAATTACAGACTGAAAATGGAGTATGTTTGTTTTCAGGGAAAAAACGGACTCTCTCTTGGGCTTTACAGAAGAAAAAGCAAGTCACCGGTTAGCTGTCAAGGATGTGTATTGGGTCTTGAAGGTTTTGAAAAGGTGAGGGCCTTTATGGAAGGCATTTTGAGAAGAAGCTCAGTCAGACCCTATAACCAGGCGAACGGCAAAGGCGAACTCAAGCACCTAATTCTCAGGGGTAATGGAAGCGGGATAATGGCAATACTGGTTACGAAGGGTGAGCATCTCCCTGATGAGAGCAGGTTGGTTCATGAGGTGAAGAATAGACTTGGAGAGGTAACTACTCTTGTACATCTCATGAACGCAAATGACAGGGTTGTTATGCGTGGGGTTTCGAGAACGCTTTTTGGAGAAGGTCTCCTCGAACAGGAGCTTTTTGGAAAGAGATTCGAGGTTCCTCCTGCTGCATTCTTTCAGAATAATCTCCAAATAACAGAGTCGATTATTAGGCACATATCTTGCGAACTTGGGTCATCTCAAGGCGATTCACTTCTTGATCTATACAGCGGGATAGGAACCTTCTCCATCACTATTGGCAGCCAGATGAAGAACGTCACATCCGTAGAATCAAATCCAATTTCAGTAAAGGCTCTCAAAGCTAATTCGAACATCAATGGAATGTTCGGCGCTGACCTGATTATGAGCGATACCATTGAATACTTGAAGTCGACCGAGACCCACTTCTCGACGATAATCCTTGATCCTCCTAGGTCCGGAGTCGGCGATGATATTGTACTGCTCCAAAAGGTTAATCCTTCTATGATATTCTATGTTTCCTGTGATCCGGCTACTCTTGCGAGAGATGTTTCCAGGTTAGTAAAAGCAGGATTCAAAATCTCTTCGATAAAGGCCTTTGACATGTTTCCTCAAACGTGGCATGTGGAGACTGTTGTCCGTCTCGAGAAAGGCTAG
- a CDS encoding lysophospholipid acyltransferase family protein produces the protein MGFLKKILSLLVTIWIAVIGVLYIYVYGGIIILIGNLIGKLKGKKERKTFISREVSRFGRAAFILSGSKVKVVGKENVPQTGSMVIVANHQSAFDIPLIPGYVYAEISFIAKKELSKIPGINWFVSALDGVYIERGNKSQTAGAMRKIFRILKEDGTILLFPEGTRSTGGEIGEFKEGSLSIPFKLGIRVLPVALDGTRNLLKKNSFLITPSRISLSICKPVLPEDFESEEEFSEAVYNIIKGSLESLRN, from the coding sequence TTGGGGTTCCTCAAGAAGATTCTTAGTCTGCTCGTTACGATCTGGATAGCCGTAATCGGGGTTCTTTACATCTACGTTTACGGGGGAATCATTATTCTAATCGGAAATCTCATAGGTAAGCTCAAGGGGAAGAAAGAGCGGAAGACATTCATATCCCGCGAAGTGTCGAGGTTTGGCCGTGCGGCCTTTATTCTTTCAGGTTCAAAAGTTAAGGTAGTAGGCAAAGAAAACGTGCCGCAGACAGGCTCTATGGTGATAGTCGCAAATCATCAGAGCGCATTCGACATTCCTCTGATTCCCGGCTATGTGTACGCAGAAATCTCTTTTATTGCGAAGAAGGAATTATCGAAGATTCCGGGAATCAATTGGTTTGTTAGCGCTCTCGACGGAGTGTACATCGAAAGGGGAAACAAATCGCAGACCGCAGGAGCAATGAGAAAAATATTCCGGATACTGAAAGAAGACGGAACGATTCTGCTCTTTCCAGAAGGAACGCGGAGCACCGGCGGTGAGATTGGGGAATTCAAAGAGGGAAGTCTTTCAATACCCTTTAAGCTTGGAATAAGGGTTCTGCCTGTTGCCCTGGACGGAACACGAAATCTCCTTAAGAAGAATAGCTTCCTAATAACTCCGTCAAGGATATCTCTTTCGATATGTAAACCGGTCTTGCCCGAAGATTTCGAATCCGAGGAAGAGTTCAGTGAAGCAGTCTATAATATAATTAAGGGGTCACTGGAATCACTTAGAAATTGA
- a CDS encoding serine/threonine-protein kinase — MTVKINYHLSTAFSCNDDIILLEVIIIEYYLGEGTILKKRYRVIEPLGRGGFGLTYLCSDFHMGTKVAVKEFFPRGVERENNNVKPVDSDLKDVYYEKLSSFSEEFTILSKIEDDRVVKVLDLFTENNTAYYVMEFVSGKTLRDAVRADGAMEDSRAYEVIDEILKGVASIHNRGYIHSDLKPTNVMMTDYGKIKVMDFGAACLKDVYLINSLSKVVSLSYACPERFFSSSRPSSSWDVYSVGGILYFLLCGRDPVPSTDRMKGIPLLFDEFTRKARRILDKSMSLVAEKRYSDANDFRRALKSRFLGF, encoded by the coding sequence ATGACAGTGAAAATCAACTACCATTTGTCTACCGCCTTTTCTTGCAATGATGATATTATTCTACTAGAGGTGATCATAATAGAATACTACCTCGGCGAAGGGACGATTTTGAAGAAGCGCTACAGAGTGATCGAGCCATTGGGGAGGGGCGGGTTCGGGCTGACCTATTTGTGCTCGGATTTTCACATGGGAACTAAAGTGGCCGTGAAGGAGTTCTTTCCAAGAGGTGTTGAAAGAGAAAACAACAATGTAAAGCCAGTAGACAGTGATCTGAAGGATGTATATTATGAGAAACTTTCTTCTTTCTCAGAGGAGTTCACTATTCTGTCCAAAATCGAAGATGATAGGGTTGTGAAGGTTCTTGATCTTTTCACAGAAAACAACACCGCCTACTACGTTATGGAGTTCGTAAGCGGAAAGACCTTGAGAGATGCAGTAAGAGCAGATGGGGCAATGGAGGATTCGAGGGCTTATGAAGTAATCGATGAGATTCTGAAGGGAGTCGCATCTATTCACAATAGAGGCTATATTCACAGTGATCTAAAACCAACAAACGTGATGATGACGGACTACGGTAAAATCAAGGTGATGGATTTTGGTGCGGCCTGTCTGAAGGATGTCTACCTTATCAACTCTCTCTCGAAAGTGGTCTCCCTGAGTTATGCCTGTCCTGAGAGGTTCTTTTCGTCCTCGCGTCCCAGTTCTTCATGGGATGTCTATTCTGTAGGAGGGATTCTATACTTCCTTCTTTGTGGAAGAGATCCAGTTCCTTCGACAGATAGAATGAAAGGAATTCCGCTTTTATTTGATGAGTTCACAAGAAAAGCGAGGCGCATTCTAGACAAATCAATGTCTCTGGTTGCAGAGAAGAGATACTCAGACGCAAACGATTTCAGAAGAGCCTTGAAATCAAGGTTTCTTGGGTTTTAG
- the thiI gene encoding tRNA uracil 4-sulfurtransferase ThiI: protein MDKFLVVRYGEIALKQGNRKLFEKTLVNNIKRQLGSSTVERIRGRIIVSVPSERLKAATEVASRTFGIQNFSVGTWTSYDLEDIYRTSVDLAHEEIMRGRRTFKVETRRLDKRFPLKSIELNPLVGERILEKIPETSVDLHNPDFKIEIEIRDEGVLVSCGKTTASGGLPVGVSGRAMLMLSGGIDSPVAGWLAQKRGLDLDAIHFSSPPYTGEKSFDKVLSLARTLSLYNGGREFRMYSVHFTEAQIAIHKHVEERYSLLCQRRLMMRIASKIAENNGIVAIVTGENLGQVASQTLENLRVIEEQTGLIVLRPLVTYDKIETIELAKRIGTFDTSILPYEDCCTVFVPSNPATKARLFDINRVEAGLDFEDLGAIALDKSRMYRLKNGEVLEVGVIGVPQEDS from the coding sequence ATGGATAAATTTCTAGTGGTTAGATATGGAGAAATCGCCCTTAAGCAAGGAAACAGGAAGTTGTTTGAGAAAACCCTGGTGAACAACATTAAGAGACAGCTTGGAAGCTCCACAGTAGAAAGAATCAGAGGGCGAATCATTGTTTCGGTACCCTCCGAGAGACTCAAAGCTGCTACAGAAGTTGCGTCAAGAACATTCGGAATTCAGAACTTCAGTGTCGGCACATGGACTTCATATGATCTGGAGGACATCTATCGAACTTCCGTTGACCTCGCTCATGAAGAGATTATGAGAGGAAGAAGAACCTTCAAGGTTGAAACAAGGAGGCTGGACAAGAGATTCCCGCTTAAGAGCATTGAACTGAACCCTTTAGTAGGTGAGCGGATTCTTGAGAAAATCCCTGAGACATCTGTTGATCTTCACAACCCCGATTTCAAAATCGAGATCGAGATAAGAGATGAGGGAGTTCTCGTTTCTTGCGGAAAGACAACCGCGAGCGGAGGTCTCCCGGTTGGAGTAAGTGGCAGAGCAATGCTTATGCTTTCTGGAGGTATAGACAGTCCTGTGGCAGGGTGGCTCGCTCAGAAAAGGGGGTTGGATCTAGATGCCATTCACTTCTCCAGTCCACCTTACACGGGAGAGAAATCTTTTGACAAAGTTCTCTCTCTTGCAAGAACGCTTTCTCTGTACAACGGGGGCAGGGAGTTCAGAATGTATTCCGTTCACTTCACCGAAGCTCAAATTGCTATCCATAAGCACGTTGAAGAGAGATACAGCCTTCTATGCCAGAGAAGGCTCATGATGAGAATCGCCAGCAAGATTGCCGAGAATAATGGGATAGTTGCTATCGTAACAGGAGAGAACCTTGGGCAGGTTGCCAGCCAGACTCTGGAAAACCTTAGGGTCATAGAAGAACAGACAGGTCTGATCGTACTCAGACCGCTCGTTACTTACGATAAAATCGAGACGATAGAACTGGCGAAGAGAATTGGCACATTCGATACATCGATACTGCCGTATGAAGATTGTTGTACTGTGTTTGTTCCTTCAAATCCAGCTACCAAAGCGAGATTATTTGATATCAACAGGGTTGAGGCCGGTCTTGACTTCGAAGACTTAGGTGCAATAGCACTTGACAAGTCGAGAATGTACAGGTTGAAGAATGGAGAGGTATTGGAGGTAGGAGTCATTGGGGTTCCTCAAGAAGATTCTTAG
- a CDS encoding PHP domain-containing protein, with the protein MVVDFHCHSDHSDGTDPVTIVVEKAHEKAISVLSITDHDTLSGQKDAAELSSKMGIAYVKGVEIGCDFHETLDILGYGMVSTEDSIEKHLEQIRLKRNLRNTRILYKLRSLGIDITDEELESSFPGESLGRPHIASLIVKKGYAESNEDAFERFIGKYGIAYIEKERLSIKSAIELILSAKGIPVLAHPISMMLNREDTVEMIKRMMSYGLRGIEVFYKVYDLETRNELLQISEDLGLLASGGSDYHGEHKKNLELGIEIPDDIVCRFLESLSADDKAPQKSQ; encoded by the coding sequence ATGGTAGTTGATTTTCACTGTCATTCCGATCATTCGGACGGAACTGACCCGGTTACGATAGTAGTTGAGAAGGCTCATGAAAAAGCTATATCTGTTCTTTCTATCACAGATCACGATACGCTTTCCGGTCAGAAAGATGCTGCAGAGCTTTCTTCGAAGATGGGTATTGCTTACGTAAAAGGAGTGGAGATTGGTTGTGATTTTCACGAGACTCTGGATATATTGGGTTACGGAATGGTTTCTACAGAAGACTCAATCGAAAAACATCTTGAACAGATACGACTAAAGAGGAACCTAAGAAATACAAGGATTCTCTATAAGTTGCGTTCACTTGGAATCGATATAACTGATGAAGAGCTGGAAAGCTCGTTTCCGGGCGAGAGTCTTGGAAGGCCTCACATTGCAAGCCTGATTGTCAAGAAGGGTTACGCAGAATCAAATGAAGATGCCTTTGAAAGATTCATTGGCAAATACGGAATTGCATATATTGAGAAGGAGAGGCTGTCAATAAAGTCAGCGATTGAACTTATCCTTTCTGCAAAGGGGATTCCGGTCCTTGCTCATCCTATTTCCATGATGCTTAATCGAGAGGATACAGTGGAGATGATTAAGAGAATGATGTCCTACGGATTGAGAGGGATCGAGGTTTTCTACAAGGTGTACGATCTAGAGACGAGAAACGAGCTTCTTCAGATTTCCGAAGATCTGGGGTTGCTTGCATCGGGAGGCAGCGACTACCATGGAGAGCACAAAAAGAATCTGGAGTTGGGCATAGAGATTCCAGACGACATTGTTTGCAGATTTCTTGAGTCGCTATCTGCGGACGATAAAGCTCCTCAAAAGTCTCAATAG
- a CDS encoding tetratricopeptide repeat protein — protein MKKLLTVVFLIVCSVMILASDYETLYSEFVGIRALENVEMMSAFIGKLELEDMGNIEILTLLADSHREYANWIEDKKSRETHYKKARELAEKAIEMDASYGMAYYVKGAAIGQLAQMAGIIQSMFLISDFDKSIDKAMELMPDSPFPFIAKGMRDRDTPWPYRNYGKSEERFLKAIENDPEYINSYYELAVLYEVWKKKDLAAQYYKRVVELDLQPAFVAQGQESKEKAQKWLEDNGY, from the coding sequence ATGAAGAAACTGCTTACAGTTGTATTTTTGATCGTGTGTTCAGTCATGATCCTCGCTTCTGATTATGAGACTCTGTATTCTGAATTCGTTGGAATAAGAGCTTTAGAGAATGTAGAGATGATGTCAGCGTTCATAGGAAAGCTTGAGTTGGAGGACATGGGAAACATAGAGATTCTTACTTTGCTAGCTGATTCGCACAGAGAATACGCGAACTGGATCGAAGACAAGAAATCGAGAGAGACTCATTATAAGAAGGCAAGAGAGCTTGCCGAGAAGGCTATAGAGATGGATGCCTCTTACGGAATGGCATATTACGTGAAAGGGGCGGCAATCGGTCAGCTGGCACAAATGGCAGGCATAATCCAGTCGATGTTCCTGATATCTGACTTCGACAAGAGTATTGACAAAGCTATGGAACTGATGCCCGACAGCCCGTTTCCGTTTATTGCTAAAGGCATGAGAGATAGGGATACTCCCTGGCCATACCGAAATTACGGAAAGTCGGAAGAACGATTCCTGAAGGCCATTGAAAATGATCCTGAATACATCAACAGCTACTACGAGCTGGCCGTTCTGTATGAAGTATGGAAAAAGAAAGATCTGGCGGCGCAGTACTACAAAAGGGTTGTTGAGTTGGATCTGCAACCGGCTTTTGTTGCTCAAGGACAGGAGTCGAAGGAAAAGGCCCAGAAGTGGCTTGAAGATAACGGTTACTGA
- a CDS encoding bifunctional nuclease family protein has product MLQVRLRGLALDQSNSPVVILEVEKTNKGFGIWIGPFEAEALALAVSGKDFPRPLTYDLFLNTVLQLGGTFEKAVIGQVKDNIYYASLHLQDRNGQLHVIDARPSDCLVLAVKKGFPIFVEDAVFMESSIDLSSLQADALHQGQEEDNDSFKKFVENLDIEELKKHFRRDQDNETS; this is encoded by the coding sequence ATGTTACAGGTAAGACTCAGAGGTCTGGCTCTTGATCAGAGCAATTCTCCGGTAGTCATACTAGAAGTCGAAAAGACAAACAAAGGCTTTGGAATATGGATAGGTCCGTTTGAAGCTGAGGCTCTTGCCCTTGCAGTGAGTGGAAAGGACTTTCCCAGACCGTTGACGTACGATCTGTTCTTGAATACAGTCTTACAGCTTGGCGGGACTTTCGAAAAGGCGGTTATCGGCCAGGTGAAAGACAACATATACTACGCTTCCTTGCACTTACAGGACAGAAACGGTCAGCTGCATGTTATTGATGCGCGTCCTTCAGACTGTTTGGTGCTTGCAGTGAAGAAAGGCTTTCCGATATTCGTGGAAGATGCCGTTTTCATGGAAAGCTCTATTGATTTGAGCAGTCTTCAGGCCGATGCTCTTCACCAGGGTCAAGAAGAAGACAATGATAGCTTCAAGAAATTCGTTGAAAACCTTGACATCGAAGAACTGAAAAAACACTTCAGAAGAGACCAGGATAATGAGACTAGCTGA